The Spirosoma radiotolerans genome has a window encoding:
- a CDS encoding PA0069 family radical SAM protein — MADYKKGRGAQFNSANSFSTHQYEPDNLSASYDDDFPEPSVKTQFFEGTPKQIISRSTSPDIGFSASINPYQGCEHGCIYCYARPSHEYWGFSAGLDFESKIMVKKNAPALLEKQFQARSYKPAVIHFSGNTDCYQPAERTYQLTRQLLALCLRYRNPVSIITKNALILRDLDILKPLAALNLVSVAISITTLSESLRLLMEPRTVTGTQRLKTMGMLHQVGVPVGVMTAPIIPSLNDHEIPKLIEQAAGQGASWAAYTVVRLNGALGPLFTDWLRQTFPDRAERVLNQIADCHGGQLNDSRFSTRMSGEGPYARHIAQLHRIACQKYLAGRQPAELNTTLFRPAGQLGLFD, encoded by the coding sequence TTCATTCTCGACGCATCAATACGAGCCAGATAACCTGAGCGCGTCGTATGACGATGATTTCCCTGAGCCGTCAGTAAAGACTCAGTTTTTTGAGGGAACACCCAAACAAATAATCAGTCGATCTACGAGTCCCGACATTGGTTTCTCAGCCTCCATCAACCCATATCAGGGATGCGAACACGGCTGTATTTACTGTTATGCCCGTCCTTCGCACGAATACTGGGGGTTTTCGGCCGGGCTGGATTTCGAGAGTAAAATAATGGTTAAGAAGAATGCGCCAGCCCTGCTCGAAAAGCAATTTCAGGCGCGCTCGTATAAGCCGGCCGTCATTCATTTTTCGGGGAATACCGATTGTTACCAACCCGCCGAACGAACCTATCAACTTACCCGGCAACTGCTTGCGTTGTGCCTGCGTTATCGAAATCCGGTGTCGATTATCACCAAAAACGCGCTGATCCTCCGCGATCTGGACATTCTGAAGCCGCTGGCTGCACTCAATCTGGTTAGCGTTGCCATCTCGATCACTACGCTCAGCGAATCCCTTCGGTTGCTTATGGAGCCCCGTACCGTTACCGGCACACAACGCTTAAAAACGATGGGTATGCTACATCAGGTGGGTGTACCGGTTGGCGTGATGACGGCCCCCATTATTCCCAGTTTGAACGATCACGAGATACCAAAGTTGATTGAGCAGGCTGCCGGGCAGGGGGCCTCTTGGGCTGCTTATACGGTGGTCCGGTTAAATGGGGCGCTTGGCCCTTTATTCACCGACTGGCTTCGGCAGACCTTCCCCGACCGAGCCGAGCGAGTCCTGAATCAGATTGCCGATTGTCATGGCGGACAATTGAATGATTCGCGGTTTAGCACCCGCATGTCGGGCGAGGGTCCATACGCCCGGCATATCGCGCAATTACACCGAATTGCCTGCCAGAAGTATTTGGCTGGACGCCAACCCGCTGAGTTAAATACAACGTTGTTCAGGCCTGCCGGTCAACTGGGTCTTTTTGACTAA